In one window of Catalinimonas alkaloidigena DNA:
- a CDS encoding DUF697 domain-containing protein, with amino-acid sequence MKKQLTYFFTALAVLVLAAFFLFVFNQIMQVYQYASVLHPIFGQVVLWTLSALFLVLLTIPVLLYYRLPQSLPVPETEEERAAHMLRLGKRLARNRLLLEEKLTFQTDDDFTRAYALLDAKANEVIIRTAKGVFLTTAVSQNGKLDALTVLITQTKMVWDLAHIYYQRPAPRDFLRMYSNVAAATFFAAQLEDMDVSEHVEPVVGTLLQSSALKSVPLLGTATNIIMDSLLEGTVNAYLTLRVGVVTKRYCGAPDHFVPSRARKAAYAEAAGMLRRLVVESSGQVIASMAKATRRAGTNTVKSGIRAVGKATGTVKSGFTNLFRSTSADTEGAE; translated from the coding sequence ATGAAAAAACAACTCACCTATTTCTTTACTGCCCTCGCTGTGTTGGTCCTGGCGGCCTTCTTCCTGTTTGTGTTCAATCAGATCATGCAGGTATATCAGTATGCCAGTGTCTTGCACCCGATTTTTGGGCAGGTGGTGCTCTGGACGCTGTCGGCGCTGTTTCTGGTGTTGTTAACAATTCCGGTGCTGCTCTATTACCGTTTGCCTCAGTCGCTGCCGGTGCCCGAAACCGAAGAAGAACGCGCCGCGCACATGCTCCGTTTGGGGAAACGCCTGGCACGCAATCGGTTGCTGCTGGAAGAGAAGCTGACGTTTCAGACCGACGATGATTTTACGCGCGCTTATGCGCTCTTGGATGCGAAGGCCAACGAGGTGATTATCCGGACCGCCAAAGGGGTGTTTCTGACCACGGCCGTTTCACAGAACGGGAAGCTCGACGCGCTGACCGTGTTGATCACGCAAACCAAAATGGTGTGGGATCTGGCCCATATCTACTACCAGCGCCCGGCACCCCGCGATTTTCTGCGGATGTATTCCAACGTCGCAGCGGCGACTTTCTTCGCCGCGCAACTGGAGGACATGGACGTGTCCGAGCACGTGGAGCCTGTGGTCGGGACGCTGTTGCAAAGTTCAGCGCTGAAGTCGGTACCCTTGCTGGGAACTGCCACCAACATCATTATGGATTCGCTGCTGGAAGGAACCGTCAACGCTTACCTGACCTTGCGGGTCGGCGTCGTTACCAAACGCTACTGCGGTGCACCCGACCATTTTGTGCCGAGCCGGGCACGCAAGGCTGCGTATGCCGAAGCGGCGGGCATGTTGCGCCGTCTGGTGGTAGAATCATCAGGACAGGTGATTGCCTCGATGGCCAAAGCTACCCGGCGCGCCGGGACCAATACAGTGAAATCGGGTATCCGGGCCGTGGGGAAAGCGACCGGTACCGTCAAATCAGGTTTTACCAATCTTTTTCGTTCTACATCTGCCGATACTGAAGGAGCTGAATAA
- a CDS encoding J domain-containing protein, with translation MRDRYYHILGVSAGADRETIRRAYRRKVMQLHPDLNASSNAQEQFIALQEAYEHLVSNRVYLIPDPPVSPFEKYRYVYSAPTDPYEYAEWIIVARARGQEQARQRYQDFLLFRENLKQRWYYIPAKISTWAAYFLCFVLGFLFASLPLVGFAIDQEVYPAAVVCTPFAVGGFWIFRNASVFKKSVVDVYFKD, from the coding sequence ATGCGTGACCGGTACTATCACATTCTGGGAGTTAGTGCAGGCGCCGACCGGGAAACCATCAGACGTGCGTATCGTCGGAAAGTGATGCAGCTGCATCCTGACCTGAACGCTTCGTCCAACGCACAGGAACAATTCATCGCATTGCAGGAGGCCTACGAACACCTTGTTAGCAATCGAGTGTACCTCATTCCCGACCCACCTGTTTCTCCTTTCGAAAAATATCGCTACGTCTATTCGGCACCGACCGATCCGTACGAATACGCCGAGTGGATCATCGTGGCGCGCGCCCGTGGTCAGGAACAGGCGCGTCAGCGTTATCAGGATTTTCTGTTGTTTCGGGAGAACCTGAAACAGCGCTGGTATTACATTCCCGCCAAAATCTCTACGTGGGCGGCTTACTTCCTCTGCTTCGTGCTGGGCTTTTTGTTTGCCTCGCTCCCGCTGGTGGGGTTTGCCATCGATCAGGAGGTGTATCCGGCCGCAGTGGTCTGCACGCCTTTCGCCGTCGGTGGGTTTTGGATCTTTCGTAATGCCTCCGTCTTTAAAAAATCCGTAGTGGATGTGTACTTTAAGGACTGA
- a CDS encoding DUF6134 family protein: protein MITFLGLMAFFFSTDNASGQQLIYDVVKGDKVIGQLRSNRHGGPEQVAYLMESTVTFRVIFEVQVDYFLECSFKDGKLVKSVTRNLVNDDVRNQSQVFWNGSQYKVVCDDDTRMLDHPGIRHNMASIYYEEPQHITQVFSERYGEFLPLRNVRAGLYEMTLPDGQVNLYQYEDGVCTEVTVQNRLATIYFRLRERL from the coding sequence ATGATCACCTTTTTGGGCCTGATGGCCTTCTTCTTCTCTACCGACAATGCATCAGGACAGCAGTTGATCTACGACGTCGTCAAAGGCGACAAAGTCATCGGTCAGCTTCGTTCGAACCGCCACGGCGGGCCGGAGCAGGTGGCCTACCTGATGGAATCTACGGTGACCTTCCGGGTCATTTTCGAAGTGCAGGTAGACTACTTCCTGGAGTGCTCGTTCAAGGACGGTAAGCTGGTGAAGTCGGTCACCCGCAATCTGGTAAACGACGATGTCCGCAATCAGTCACAGGTTTTCTGGAACGGGAGTCAGTACAAAGTAGTATGCGACGACGACACCCGCATGCTGGATCACCCGGGCATTCGGCACAACATGGCATCGATCTATTACGAAGAGCCGCAGCACATCACGCAGGTCTTTTCGGAACGGTACGGCGAGTTTCTGCCGCTGCGCAACGTCCGGGCGGGCCTCTACGAAATGACCCTGCCCGACGGGCAGGTAAACCTCTATCAGTACGAAGACGGAGTCTGCACCGAAGTAACCGTACAGAACCGCCTGGCTACCATCTATTTCCGGTTACGCGAGCGGTTGTAG
- a CDS encoding pyridoxamine 5'-phosphate oxidase family protein: MERQLSSVEKLKEKIEEIKVAMMVTVEPNGALRSRPMATRLLDAEGNLWFFTNEFSGKVNEIMNDHDVNLSYSHPDKQKYVSISGKANLIVDKEKMKQLWNPILKAWFPDGLEDPNLALLKVRIIHGEYWDDTASKVSQFVKIAKSIVTGGTYDSGDHGKVSLDQPLVPPAAAVPTTAAPSKALPE; the protein is encoded by the coding sequence ATGGAACGACAATTAAGCTCAGTGGAAAAGTTAAAAGAGAAGATAGAAGAAATTAAAGTGGCCATGATGGTGACGGTAGAGCCCAACGGCGCTTTGCGGAGCCGCCCGATGGCGACACGCCTGCTCGACGCCGAAGGAAACCTCTGGTTCTTTACGAACGAGTTTTCCGGCAAAGTGAATGAGATCATGAACGACCACGATGTGAATCTGAGCTATTCGCATCCTGACAAACAGAAATACGTGTCGATTTCGGGAAAAGCGAATTTGATTGTCGACAAAGAGAAGATGAAGCAGCTTTGGAATCCGATCCTGAAGGCCTGGTTTCCCGATGGCTTGGAAGACCCGAACCTGGCGCTGTTGAAAGTACGAATCATCCATGGTGAGTATTGGGACGATACCGCCAGCAAAGTATCGCAGTTTGTTAAAATTGCGAAGTCGATCGTAACGGGCGGAACGTACGATTCTGGCGATCATGGCAAAGTATCGCTCGATCAGCCCCTGGTTCCGCCGGCCGCCGCGGTGCCGACTACGGCCGCTCCTTCGAAGGCCCTGCCCGAATAA
- a CDS encoding methylglyoxal synthase: MTTYTKKIALVAHDHKKSALLDWASQHREILSRHHLFATGTTGRLLEDHLKLPIRKLQSGPLGGDQQIGAMIATGDIDFLVFFWDPLEPLPHDPDIKALLRLAVVWNIPMACNRITADYLFASPLLEQELPDTRPDYDAYRQRPIQIE; this comes from the coding sequence ATGACTACGTACACAAAAAAGATTGCGCTGGTAGCGCACGATCACAAAAAATCCGCATTGCTGGACTGGGCTTCGCAGCACCGGGAAATTCTGAGCCGACACCATCTTTTTGCGACCGGCACCACCGGTCGCCTGCTGGAAGATCACCTGAAGCTGCCCATTCGCAAGTTGCAGAGCGGCCCCCTGGGAGGCGATCAGCAGATTGGAGCGATGATTGCCACGGGCGACATCGACTTTCTGGTTTTTTTCTGGGACCCGCTGGAGCCGCTGCCGCACGATCCCGACATCAAAGCGTTGTTGCGCCTGGCAGTGGTCTGGAATATTCCGATGGCCTGCAACCGTATCACGGCCGATTACCTCTTTGCCTCGCCGCTGCTCGAACAAGAACTGCCCGACACGCGTCCGGACTACGATGCCTACCGCCAGCGTCCCATCCAGATCGAATAA
- the egtD gene encoding L-histidine N(alpha)-methyltransferase gives METTVTTNSSFADDVREGLTASPKHVSSKYFYDQQGDQLFQQIMHLKEYYLTDCELEIFQTQKETWLDLFREHGSAFSLVDFGAGDGLKTKVLLEHFLQANANFRYLPVDISANAVDGLVADVKQAFPALRVEGMRSEYFAALRSLSGQQRNVILFLGSNIGNFSHPEAIAFLRQLADSASKGDLLLIGFDLKKDPAVILDAYNDASGVTRAFNLNLLRRINRELGGHFDLQTFMHYPTYDPMTGEARSYLVSTQAQRVRIEALETEIEFDAWEAIYTETSQKYTLQEVEHMAKVSGFQVRRHFFDQRGYFVDSVWEVL, from the coding sequence ATGGAAACCACCGTTACAACTAACTCGTCGTTCGCCGACGACGTACGGGAGGGCCTCACGGCTTCTCCCAAACATGTATCTTCCAAATATTTCTACGACCAACAGGGCGACCAGCTCTTTCAGCAGATCATGCACCTGAAAGAGTACTACCTGACCGACTGCGAACTGGAAATCTTTCAAACGCAGAAAGAAACGTGGCTGGACCTGTTCCGCGAACACGGATCGGCTTTTAGTCTGGTCGATTTCGGGGCGGGCGACGGCCTGAAAACCAAAGTGTTGCTAGAGCACTTTCTGCAAGCCAACGCCAACTTCAGGTACTTGCCCGTCGACATTTCGGCCAACGCCGTAGACGGACTGGTGGCCGATGTAAAACAAGCGTTCCCCGCTCTGCGGGTGGAGGGCATGCGTAGTGAATATTTTGCGGCGTTGCGCAGCCTGTCCGGCCAACAGCGCAACGTGATCCTTTTTCTGGGCTCCAACATCGGGAATTTCAGCCATCCGGAAGCCATTGCGTTTCTTCGGCAACTGGCCGACTCTGCGTCAAAAGGCGATTTATTACTGATCGGCTTCGATCTCAAGAAAGATCCGGCCGTTATTCTCGATGCCTATAACGACGCCAGCGGGGTAACGCGCGCGTTCAACCTGAACCTGCTGCGTCGCATCAACCGGGAGCTGGGCGGCCACTTCGATCTGCAAACGTTCATGCACTACCCGACCTACGACCCCATGACCGGTGAAGCGCGCAGCTACCTGGTCAGCACTCAGGCGCAACGGGTTCGCATTGAGGCGCTGGAGACCGAAATCGAGTTCGATGCCTGGGAAGCCATCTATACCGAAACCTCACAGAAATATACGCTCCAAGAAGTTGAGCACATGGCAAAAGTCAGCGGTTTCCAAGTGCGGCGGCACTTTTTTGACCAGCGCGGCTACTTTGTCGATTCCGTGTGGGAAGTACTCTGA
- a CDS encoding TetR/AcrR family transcriptional regulator, whose amino-acid sequence MPQPTFLHLPDTKQDSIRQAGLEEFALNAYDSASITRIVKTLKIAKGSIYQYFQNKSDFYQYLFDYARDTRAQALESVSVPDDYKDWFKWLEMYLEKRVQFDLTHPVISGLLRMAFRERFSEEVGELIRQHRAELLQWHQDLLRKQQTDKKINKKIKVKHAALLALQLTEGLTELLVLQHDLDLAAHMQSNEPITDVSEKEIRKTVKGLVKMLKRGLQ is encoded by the coding sequence ATGCCCCAACCCACGTTTCTCCACCTTCCCGATACCAAGCAGGACTCCATTCGGCAGGCTGGCCTGGAAGAGTTCGCGCTTAACGCCTACGACAGCGCCTCGATCACGCGCATTGTCAAAACGCTGAAGATCGCCAAAGGCAGCATCTACCAGTACTTCCAGAACAAGAGCGATTTTTACCAGTACCTGTTCGACTATGCCCGCGATACCCGCGCGCAGGCGCTGGAATCTGTCTCCGTTCCCGACGATTACAAAGATTGGTTCAAGTGGCTGGAGATGTACCTGGAAAAACGCGTGCAGTTTGACTTGACGCACCCCGTCATCAGTGGTCTGTTGCGCATGGCCTTCCGGGAGCGGTTTTCGGAAGAAGTGGGTGAACTGATCCGGCAACACCGAGCCGAGTTGTTGCAATGGCACCAGGACCTGTTGCGGAAGCAGCAGACCGATAAAAAAATCAACAAGAAAATAAAAGTAAAACACGCAGCACTCCTGGCCCTGCAACTGACAGAAGGCCTGACCGAGCTGCTGGTGCTACAGCACGACCTCGACCTGGCGGCGCACATGCAGAGCAACGAACCGATTACGGACGTGTCTGAAAAGGAAATTCGGAAGACAGTGAAAGGCCTCGTCAAAATGTTGAAAAGGGGCCTGCAATAA
- a CDS encoding L-type lectin-domain containing protein yields MRTTLFCLSMLLPVLVSAQFKFIGDAQPMDNDCILLTPDVEYREGIAYHTTRLDLSNYFEVQFDIYLGDKDDMGADGITFVMHDDVRGYQAYGTWGECIGYGRWSPAAGSGHSITPSVAVEFDTYQNYRQNDPPSDHVAYLENGVSLHETYWNNGDGGFNMEDDYMHDFRFRWDPDEQLITVFLDGQIVYKGKRDLINDVFGGATQVIWGFTASTGRKHNLQYFCLRRWAFAPDLVPADRH; encoded by the coding sequence ATGCGAACGACTCTCTTTTGCCTTTCGATGCTGCTGCCTGTCCTCGTCAGCGCGCAATTCAAGTTTATCGGCGATGCGCAGCCGATGGACAACGACTGTATTTTACTGACGCCCGATGTAGAGTACCGCGAAGGCATTGCCTACCACACCACCCGGCTCGATCTCTCCAATTACTTCGAGGTACAATTCGACATTTATTTGGGCGACAAGGATGACATGGGGGCCGATGGCATCACGTTCGTAATGCACGACGATGTCCGGGGATACCAGGCGTACGGTACCTGGGGCGAGTGCATCGGCTACGGGCGGTGGAGTCCGGCGGCCGGTTCGGGGCATTCCATCACCCCGTCGGTAGCGGTGGAGTTCGATACGTACCAGAACTACCGCCAGAATGATCCGCCTTCCGACCATGTGGCTTATCTGGAAAACGGCGTGAGCCTGCACGAAACGTATTGGAACAACGGCGATGGCGGCTTTAACATGGAAGACGACTACATGCACGACTTTCGCTTCCGGTGGGACCCCGATGAGCAACTGATTACCGTGTTTCTGGACGGGCAGATCGTCTACAAAGGCAAGCGGGATCTGATCAACGACGTTTTCGGAGGGGCTACGCAGGTCATTTGGGGATTCACGGCCTCCACCGGCCGGAAACACAACCTGCAATACTTCTGCCTCCGGCGGTGGGCCTTTGCGCCTGACCTGGTGCCTGCCGATCGCCACTGA
- a CDS encoding DUF2721 domain-containing protein: MALTLTTPALLFPALSLLLLAYTNRFLTIATLIRGLHSQYRDDPSQRILLQIKNLRLRVRLIRDMQFLGIMSLLLCVLCMFMLFKEWLLAARYTFAVSLMLMIGSLAVSAWEIYISVQAISIELSSLEDQSPK; this comes from the coding sequence ATGGCGTTGACCCTAACGACCCCAGCCTTGCTTTTTCCGGCCCTTTCGCTCTTGTTGTTAGCGTATACCAACCGATTCCTGACCATCGCAACGCTCATCCGAGGATTGCACTCGCAATACCGCGACGATCCCAGTCAGCGCATTTTATTGCAGATTAAAAACCTACGTTTGCGGGTGCGTCTGATCCGCGACATGCAGTTTCTGGGCATCATGAGTTTGCTACTCTGCGTGCTGTGCATGTTCATGCTGTTTAAAGAATGGCTCCTGGCGGCCAGGTATACCTTCGCTGTCAGTCTGATGCTCATGATTGGCTCATTGGCCGTCTCGGCCTGGGAAATCTACATTTCGGTGCAGGCCATTTCCATTGAACTCAGTAGTCTGGAAGATCAGTCACCGAAATAG
- a CDS encoding porin family protein, which produces MKKALFVLIFCLVGAHASRAQFTIGPKVGVNYSNLSSNLQSLEDEPITGFHAGVFARLGGRLHLQPEAYLIRRGSDLRFKDTGHELLRGEVRYNSIDVPILLGYKLIDGGLVNLRLMGGPVASFIMSTDEDGVTEWPSENNRYEDQVWGIQGGLGLDVGNLTLDVRYETGLQDINQGLRQRPHTFNVSLGWKLL; this is translated from the coding sequence ATGAAAAAAGCACTTTTTGTTTTGATTTTTTGCCTGGTAGGGGCGCACGCCAGCCGCGCACAATTTACCATCGGACCCAAAGTAGGGGTCAACTATTCCAACCTCTCTTCGAATCTGCAATCGTTAGAAGACGAACCGATCACCGGATTTCACGCCGGGGTTTTCGCCCGGTTGGGCGGACGTCTCCATCTCCAGCCGGAAGCGTACCTGATTCGGCGCGGGAGCGACCTCCGGTTCAAGGATACGGGGCACGAGCTGTTGCGTGGCGAGGTGCGTTACAACAGCATCGACGTCCCGATTTTGCTGGGGTACAAGCTGATCGACGGCGGTCTGGTGAACCTGCGGCTGATGGGCGGACCTGTGGCTTCGTTCATTATGTCTACCGACGAAGATGGCGTTACGGAGTGGCCCAGCGAAAACAACCGTTACGAAGATCAGGTGTGGGGCATACAGGGCGGTCTGGGCCTCGATGTGGGCAACCTGACCCTCGACGTACGGTACGAAACCGGTCTACAGGACATTAACCAAGGACTGCGGCAACGGCCTCATACGTTCAACGTCAGCCTGGGCTGGAAGCTTCTGTGA
- a CDS encoding fructosamine kinase family protein gives MMQAYLLSLLRDHLGTAVDWQGSESLAGGCINHASRVQTTRGTFFAKWNDHLPYPDMFVREAESLRELRKATATLAIPEVLVATSPENDHPAVLITEFLPSRSASADDHAQLGRGLAELHRHQQTQFGFYHDNYCGATRQDNRWHEDWIHFYGQQRIGHLVEAIRAKGGMTSEEASLYERLIGLLPQWIAHRPVPSLTHGDLWSGNYLFTTQGPALIDPASSYADRECDLALMAMFGGFSSRVWEVYQATWPLPSGWKERQPLYMLYHYLNHQYLFGGGYGAQALRIARSYL, from the coding sequence ATGATGCAAGCGTACCTTCTCTCTCTTTTACGCGATCACCTCGGTACGGCAGTTGATTGGCAAGGCAGCGAGTCGCTCGCAGGTGGTTGCATTAACCATGCCAGCCGCGTACAAACGACCCGCGGTACCTTCTTTGCCAAGTGGAACGACCACCTGCCTTACCCGGATATGTTCGTTCGCGAGGCCGAGTCGCTCCGCGAATTACGCAAGGCCACCGCAACGCTGGCGATTCCAGAAGTACTGGTGGCTACTTCCCCAGAGAACGATCACCCGGCCGTACTTATTACGGAGTTTCTGCCTTCCCGGTCGGCTTCGGCAGACGACCACGCACAACTGGGCCGGGGCCTGGCCGAGCTGCACCGTCATCAGCAAACGCAGTTTGGGTTTTACCACGACAATTATTGCGGCGCTACGCGACAGGACAATCGCTGGCACGAAGACTGGATTCATTTTTACGGACAACAGCGCATTGGGCACCTCGTAGAAGCCATTCGCGCCAAAGGTGGGATGACGTCCGAAGAGGCGTCGTTGTACGAGCGCCTGATCGGTCTATTACCCCAATGGATTGCCCACCGTCCGGTGCCGTCGCTGACGCACGGCGATTTGTGGTCGGGCAATTACCTGTTCACTACACAAGGGCCAGCCCTGATCGATCCGGCCAGTTCTTACGCCGACCGCGAGTGCGACCTGGCGCTCATGGCGATGTTCGGTGGTTTCTCTTCGCGCGTGTGGGAAGTATACCAGGCGACCTGGCCGTTGCCGTCCGGCTGGAAGGAACGCCAACCCTTGTACATGCTGTATCACTACCTGAATCACCAGTACTTGTTCGGGGGCGGATACGGTGCGCAGGCGTTGCGCATTGCCCGATCGTATCTATAA